Proteins from one Hemicordylus capensis ecotype Gifberg chromosome 7, rHemCap1.1.pri, whole genome shotgun sequence genomic window:
- the SRRM1 gene encoding serine/arginine repetitive matrix protein 1 isoform X5, with protein sequence MMQINLTGFLNGKNAREFMGELWPLLLSAQENIAGIPSAFLELKKEEIKQRQIEQEKLASMKKQDEDKDKREKEDKENREKRDRSRSPRRRKSRSPSPRRRSSPVRKERKRSHSRSPHHKTKSRSVTPAPEKKEETPEPEPSIKIRETLIQEATSTSDILKVPKIEPVPDTKEMSPEGISKKEKEKEKEKTRQRSPSRSKSRSKSRSRSPSHSRPRRRHRSRSRSYSPRRRPSPRRRPSPRKRSPPRRIPPPPRHRRSRSPLRRRRRSSASLSGSSSSSSSSRSRSPPKKPPKRVVSSPPRKARRLSPSASPPRRRHRPSPPPSPPPKPRRSPTPQQSNRGRKPRGSVSPSRTSVPKHKSIEKRESPSPAPKPRKVELSESEEDKGGKMAAADSVQQRRQYRRQNQQSSSDSGSSSSSEEERPKKSNVKNGEVGRRRRRSHSRSPSPSPRKWQKDSSPRMQMGKRWQSPMVKSRRRRSPSPPPARRRRSPSPAPPPRRRRSPSLPRRRSPSPPPRRHSPTPRRYSPPIQRRYSPSPPPKRRTASPPPKRRASPSPQPKLRVSRSPPPKQRSSPLAKRRSPSISSKHRKGSPPSRSNREPRSPVQSKRHSPSPRPRPSRTSSSPPPLRRGPSSSPQQRQSPSPSTRPIRRVSRTPEPKKSKKVSTPSPHSPRRGSSSRSASGSPEPPPKKHTAPPSPAQSLSPSAHWSPTAPAKKAKSPTPSPSPVRNSDQEGGGKKKKKKKDKKHKKDKKHKKHKKHKKEKAAVAAAMAGFTTPAQDDPEKNVEPKKETESEAEDNLDDLEKHLREKALRSMRKAQTSPPS encoded by the exons ATGATGCAAATCAACCTGACTGGGTTCTTGAATGGGAAAAATGCTAGAGAGTTCATGGGAGAACTGTGGCCGCTACTGTTAAGCGCGCAAGAAAACATTGCTGGTATTCCATCTGCTTTCCTGGAGCTgaagaaagaagaaataaaacaGAGACAG ATTGAACAGGAAAAGCTGGCTTctatgaagaaacaagatgaagacaaggacaaaagagaaaaagaagataaAGAGAACAGGGAAAAGAGGGACCGATCCAGAAGCCCTAGAAG GCGCAAATCAAGGTCTCCTTCCCCTAGAAGGCGTTCATCACCAGTCAGGAAAGAGAGAAAACGCAGCCATTCCCGATCCCCACATCATAAAACGAAGAGTCGTAGTGTTACTCCTGCACCTGAAAAGAAAGAAGAGACTCCTGAACCAGAGCCTTCAATCAAAATAAGAGAAACTTTGATCCAAGAGGCCACGTCTACCAG TGATATCTTGAAAGTCCCTAAGATTGAGCCTGTGCCAGATACCAAGGAAATGTCTCCAGAAGGAATttcaaagaaggaaaaagagaaggaaaaggagaagactCGTCAAAGGTCTCCATCCCGATCTAAGTCAAGGTCTAAGTCTCGCTCTCGTTCTCCATCTCATTCAAGACCAAGAAGGCGCCATCGATCGCGATCCAG ATCATACTCTCCAAGGAGGCGGCCTAGCCCAAGACGACGACCATCTCCTCGGAAAAGAAGCCCACCGAGACGCATTCCGCCTCCACCTAGACACAGAAGGAGCAGATCTCCCTTGAGACG GAGACGACGGTCATCAGCATCTTTATCGGGAAgtagttcctcctcctcctcttcacgtTCCCGCTCTCCACCAAAGAAACCACCCAAGCGGGTTGTATCCAGCCCTCCTCGTAAAGCACGTAGACTGTCTCCTTCTGCAAGTCCTCCTAGGCGAAGACATAGGCCTTCCCCACCGCCAAGTCCGCCCCCAAAGCCACGCAGGTCTCCAACACCTCAACAGTCAAACCGTGGAAGAAAACCCCGGGGCTCAGTCTCTCCCAGTAGGACCTCAG TACCCAAACACAAAAGTATTGAAAAAAGGGAATCTCCTTCACCGGCACCCAAACCTAGAAAAGTAGAATTGTCAGAATCAG AAGAAGACAAGGGTGGTAAAATGGCGGCTGCAGATTCTGTGCAACAGAGGCGACAGTACAGAAGACAGAACCAGCAGTCTTCATCTG ATTCTGGTTCGTCGTCTTCCTCTGAAGAGGAACGGCCAAAAAAGTCAAATGTGAAGAATGGTGAAGTGGGTAGACGCCGAAGACGCTCTCATTCCCGCAGCCCATCTCCTTCTCCACGCAAATGGCAGAAAGACTCTTCCCCTCG GATGCAGATGGGAAAGAGGTGGCAGTCGCCAATGGTTAAAAG taggaggaggagaagtcccTCACCACCGCCAGCTAGAAGACGGCGCTCTCCTtctcctgcccctcctccaagACGGCGCAGGTCACCTTCATTACCACGCCGAAG GTCTCCGTCACCACCACCTCGTCGGCATTCTCCTACACCCAGAAGATACTCTCCTCCAATTCAGAGAAGATACTCGCCTTCACCACCTCCGAAGAGAAGAAcagcttctccccctcccaagcGAAGGGCGTCGCCTTCCCCACAACCGAAACTCAGAGTTTCTCGCTCTCCACCACCCAAACAGAGAAGCTCTCCTCTGGCAAAGAGACGTTCGCCATCAATATCTTCCAAGCACAGGAAGGGGTCTCCTCCCAGCAGGTCCAACCGTGAACCTCGCTCCCCAGTGCAGAGTAAACGGCATTCTCCGTCCCCGCGACCTAGGCCTTCCCGTACCTCTTCAAGTCCCCCACCGCTGCGCAGGGGACCTTCGTCTTCGCCTCAGCAAAGACAGTCTCCATCTCCAAGCACTAGGCCAATCCGGAGAGTCTCAAGGACCCCTGAACCCAAGAAGTCAAAGAA GGTTTCTACACCAAGTCCGCATTCTCCGAGAAGGGGATCTTCATCCAGGTCTGCATCGGGATCACCCGAGCCACCCCCCAAGAAACATACAGCGCCTCCATCTCCTGCTCAGTCTCTGTCGCCCTCTGCTCACTGGTCACCAACGGCACCTGCAAAGAAGGCTAAAAGTCCTACACCAAGCCCATCACCTGTAAGG AATTCTGATCAGGAAGGAggtggcaagaagaagaagaagaagaaggataaGAAGCATAAAAAGGATAAGAAGCACAAGAAGCACAAAAAGCATAAGAAAGAGAAGGCTGCAgtagctgctgccatggctggttTTACCACACCTGCCCAGGATGATCCAGAGAAAAACGTAGAGCCCAAAAAG GAGACAGAAAGTGAAGCAGAAGATAACCTCGATGACTTGGAAAAGCATCTGCGCGAGAAGGCCTTGAGGTCCATGAGGAAGGCGCAAACGTCTCCGCCATCTTAG